A segment of the Salminus brasiliensis chromosome 1, fSalBra1.hap2, whole genome shotgun sequence genome:
tgctcaacatggaccagaatcttaaGCGAATGTTTTTGCAACGTCTTGTAGGCCACAGTGAGTAATAAGAGCATAGGGAGGCCCATGGTTTAGGCCCAGTGTTAGTACAGTGTTCCTACATGTAACCTGTCCTGTAATCTCAGTGTTTTTGGCCTGAAATAACTGAATAGAGGGGAAAGACTGCAGACAGTACGTATTTGCATGCAGTATTTGCTTTATCATAAACAGAATCTATGACTGTAGCCACAGACTCAGTTTGGAGAAGCTACGtctcttttttccattttgcACAACACTGACAGTGGTTTAGGCCTCTGTTCATTGGCCGAAAGGAAGTCTGACCCcatatcatgaaaaaaaaaacacttttgaacTGTTTCTttgaaataaaacattaatattctACATTGCTcagtttgtccaaatgtttgtggacaccccttctaatgaatgcatacagcTTCTTAAAATTGCATATAATAATACACAcgaacacacagcttgtctagtctctggagagaagtattgtcaatacattaagactatctggagcagatagactagaggggtataaagccccccagcattgagctgtggaggtgGAAAGcctagtagagacagttactctaacaaaatcagaataaacatatttaatttcatgaatgagcaggtgtcccaatacttttgtctgtgtaaTATATTTGAAAGTAGGCTGGGATAAAAAACATAGCATTTAGAATTCTTTGTTTTTATGAtcgtatttacatttacaccaatcagccataacattaaaaccactgacaggtgaagtttGTGggtaacattgattatcttcatctgcagtggGATCTATCAAGAGGTGGgttacatattaggcagcaagggaaGACTCAGttcagatgaagatgaaggtgtaaaaggcaggaaaaatggtcCTTTGCGGTGACCAcctggtatacagtggtcagtaccagcCAAAAGtactccaagaaaggacaatcaggggtgcccaagactcactgatggtcatggaggctccacctcacaaccaAGTGGACATACACAATATTGggcaagtggttttaatgttatggctgatcagtaatCAGTGTCAAAACATTATTTACCTTTGGGTCCCTtcgattacatttttttataaggtttgtgtgtgtgtgtgtatttgttaaGGTGTCTCAGGCCGCAGCTGAGCTCCAGCAGTACTGCCTTCAGAATGCCACCAAAGATGCCCTCCTGGTCGGGGTGCCAACAGGCAGTAATCCCTTCCGAGAGCCACGCTCGTGCTCCATCTTCTAAACATGAGGTACCTGGTGATCAGTGATCAGATCTTTCTTGATTTATGAATTTGGATAAGCTTACTTTGGTTTTACACCAAACCAAAGGGGTGTAGTAGATTAGCCTAGAAGGGTCTGCAGCTACACGGCtcatgtagctaacaagtgatGGACGTTCCAGCACAGCTGGTCAGTCAACAAGTCCTTGAGAAGATGCTCatgttatttgtgtttatgtCTTATTAACAATCTCTGGCCATTTTCCATCAACCTGGACAGGAGCAGGtaactgttctcctcctcctcctcatcttaAACGGTGCTGCATTTACAGCCTGTatcaggggtgggcaacgggggccagagtccagtctgttttgctgatttccctgctttaacagacCTTTCAAACCTGGCATTTAACAGGTGAGTGGAATTAGGTGGGCTTGAGCAAggaaagcacaaaactgtgcaggtgTGTGGTTCTCCAGGACAAACATTGTCCAACCCTGGTCTGGAACGTATGAGAAAACACCACGTAAGAAGGGAACACAAAATACAGATATGAAGCTGACTAATGGACCACAGCAGAATcagcctcattcaccaacaaAGCTGCCATTCCCCAAAAtgttcttatttgggatttgttcgaTTTACGAAAACAATGATTCTGGACCATCATTATAAGACAAGGTTCTTAGCCTTCAATGTAAGaagtcattttgcagcatttctattgatccattgaaattttgacacaatgtatgGAAGAGCTGTCAGATTCAGAATATGTTAAAAtgtccaaaaacaaaaaaaggggcatacaaggtttttgtgtgacagtgacgcTATGTTACGCTATCTAGATATTAGGAAGACAAACTCCGCCCTTCAATGCTAGCTTATATCCAGACATTTTGGTCtccatatataatattttaaaaatatttataacatTTATGGCAGTTAGCAGACATACTCattcagagtgacttacaaaagtgctctGATGTTAACACAGAAAATATCCCTAGCTGGTGTGAATAGACTAGAGTCCGAAATGGACCTCAAGCTTAATTAACGGCAGATACAAATGCCAGTATGGATAGCTACATATCAGTATGCTCACTTTTTGACCTAATGtcaatctgacagttgttccttacattgtgtcaaaagttcatgatgaatggaccaatagaaatgctccaaaattgcattgacttccattgaaagctaagaatTCACTACACTGTTCTTGAGTGTCAAAGAAATAAGACCTTTAAGTACAACCAGAAGCCTTTAATAGCTGAACGATGAAGGCTAATTTAAGTGATCTTGAAAGAGACTGTCTTTAGCTTGAGTTTGAAGACAAAGCTgttctgctgttcggacacccaggggacaTTATTTCCATCCCCttgatgcttgtcttccatgtaACCTTTTAAAGGTGTTGTCTAATAACAGTTGGGGTGTACAGGCTTCAATTTCCCTGTTGCTCAGGCCCCTAAAACCCCGTTCACACCTGATCACTTAATCCATCTTCAGCATCAGGATTATACCTGGATGAGGTCAAACTAGATAAGACTGGAAGTGTAAACCAACGCACCCAAAAGgcatttaaaccagatccaAATCCaaccactcaaaccacttcaggaggtggtctgagaagCATTTGAGCCATGTTATAGCATCCgcctctccaagacacattcgacaaccaaaaccccacccagtacaacctaaacaCCAGTAATACTAGCAGCGCAACATGCGAATTTACATAATCTGTCCAactggagacgcatttgactacccagtgtaaatgcatgtggctaatcAAGACACAACCCAGATACTagtcccatgaagtgaccaggagtgaacaggctgaactgtgtgttaaacagagtcagaaaccacatacacacttcacacaccaaacatgaaCATGGCTAGGCTGATTGGTCGCgttttaaagcagctttatgcaagaattggtatttcctgcttctgggctccccctacagtcaggaagtgtaatttgcggTTTGAGCCACCTCTCAAGAAGGAagcactttacacatgcatttctggacaagctgagcactacagaacagtcactgtgGACTGAGGCTATAGAGTAAAATGACagaatttacacaaatatgggTCACGCAGCGTTTCGCAGgtccatagtgcagttagcagcgtgccgagCTCGGAGTAGCAACAATATGGGCGAACGCTACTCTCCCcattccagtcagtggagcatcacagtgattttaaagctgctgtttttaaGATATAAATGCTCCATAATGTTCCGTTAAGGTAAAAGGAACATTAAGTGAAtttgttctttggatgcaataTTGCTTTAAACTTACGGACAGACTGTTCTGTTTTAAAGGAGGCTTCAGTGAGACAAGTGCATTCGCTCTGTCTAAGAGCATCTGCGCATCTCCTTCTAGACCCGTCCACTTCCCTTCCTGCTGGCGTACTCAACCTGGAATTTCTCGAAGgccacacacagctgtgtgCAAGGGGTATTTTTATCTCAGAGAGTTGGACACGCATCCGGCCTGCTCTTTGCTGAGTGTGGCCGGACTGCTGGGAGGTTTCCGTGAGCTGGGCAGACTCGCTGTATCAACAGGAAGTtggagacagaaggagagagttAGGGGGAGGGGTGTTAGTGCGCCAAAGAAAGTCCAGGGGTAGCTACTACAAGCTACCTAAGACCCACTAGGAGACATGCAGTATGTATCTTGAGGGGGCCCGGCATCACTAGTTAGGGAAACCATGTTGAGATACATTACATAAGAAAATGATTTTCTGAGCGTATCTCTGATATTGAGCTCTGAAGAACTGCATGgatcaaaaaaaaacataagccAGTTACAGAGAGCCTGTAAACCATAACAACCCATGTGTGAGGCTCTGCGGCCTCTTGGGCAGAGCGGGACTTTTCCCCTGCTTGTGGGGACTCTATCTGGGCCAGATAAGTGACTTTATGCTTGTGGGTTTTTTCCTCCTGCCTGCTGagaaactgtgtgttttttgggggaAGTTTCTGTTTTTATGATGTGAACATCCTTGGCTTATTTATTGATTTCCCCCTGCTTGCTGGGAGTTTTTattagtagcagtggtagttttagtagaagtagtagtagtagtagtagtagtagtgatactagtagtagtagtgatggtagtagtagtagtagtagtgatactagtagtagtagtgatactagtagtagtagtgatggtagtagtagtagtagtgatggtagtagTACTAGAAGTgatactagtagtagtagtgatggtagtagtagtagtgatactagtagtagtagtggtggtagtagtagtagaagtgatactagtagtagtagtggtggaaGTAGTACTAGAAGTGatactactagtagtagtgatggtagtagtagtagtgatactagtagtagtagtggtggtagtagtagtagaagtgatactagtagtagtagtgatggtagtagTACTAGAAGTGatactactagtagtagtgatggtagtagtagtagtgatggtagtagtagtggtggtagtagtagtagtagtgatggtagtagtagtagtgatggtagtagtagtggtggtagtagtagtagtagtgatggtagtagtagtagtggtggtgatggtagtagtagtagtagtagtagtagtggaggTAGTAAGGATAGTgcttgtagtagtagtagtaatagtagatgTGGTAATAttattagtggtagtagtaaaaTAGTATTActtgtaataatagtagtagcagtagtggtagtattatcagtggtagtggtagtattattagtagtattagtagaagAAATAGTAGcggtagtggtagtggtagtagtggtggtagtaatagtagtggtggtagtaataataatagtagtagtgatagtattagtagtaataataatagtagtagtggtagtaatagtagtagtagtaatagtaggagtggtagtggtagtggtagtagtggtggtagtaatagtagtggtaggaatagtagtagtaataatagtagtagtggtaggaatagtagtgatagtattagtagtagtaataatagaagTAGTGGTaggaatagtagtagtaataatagtaatagtactgTTGGTAATAGTAggggtagtagtagaagtagtggtagtattagtagtggtgtagtggtagtggtggtaggaatagtagtgatagtattattagtagtaataattgtaatagtagtggtaggagtagtagtagtaatagtggttggtggtagtagtagttatagaGTGCTGCATAGTAACGAGTAAGAGTATAGTAATCATGTGTATAACAGACAAAACATCTCTGATTATACTTATGATTTATGAACCATTTGTAAATGTTATTACTGTTCCATCCCTTCCAGACCAAAAGCCTAAATATCATGATACAAACTCCATTAAGCATCATGTTACATTTTCCCATATTTCCTACCCCTAGCCAAAACCTCTGCTGTTCTTTCTAGTGATGTTACTACTGTATTGCATAAAGCTGTATGAAAGAGAAAGGCCGCTGTGGCACTGCAGAAACCAAGGCTTATTTTCAGACTAAGGAAGTAGTGTAGAACTTCTGCTCTTGACCAGCGGGACTGCAaggttgcatttttttttcttggctgAGTTAAAGACAGTGTGGCTTTAGGGTTATATTTAGATTTGGAGGAGAGCCGTAGTAACTTTGTCCTTTTGCTTTTTCCCAGtcctctggtctggtctgggcTGGAAAGTACAAATACAACTGAAATGAATGGAAAAACTGATGTCCGTCTTTCTTTTCATTGCAGGATGATTGTGTTGCCGGACTCCTGGCTATTTGTCATCATGCAGACGTGGAGCTTGagcttttctcttctttttttatctcaaatgtctatttattattacactCATGACTCACTTTTCGATTTTAAAGACATATTTGCTTTAACCAGATGTACCATATGTGTGTGATTTATAAGCCAAACTTATGAGAAATCACACTTTGCTCATTTGTTTGGAATAACTGTCATACTTTTAGAGCTGATATCATGagtatgagaaaaaaaaaaaagaaaatgactcTCCAAACCAATTCCTATTTGCATTGACAAGTCCTAGCGGGCTCCTGCCTTCTTCATAGCATCTTACTGGTGTAATTTTGGGAACTGCTAAAAGTTCAGTTTAGCCAATGATCCAATTTACATTTTCCTCCCTCTTGTATCTGGCCATTTAAACATATTTGGACTCTAAAGGTTGCCTCTTCAAtgtcctctctaaatcatcacacGCTTCAAACAGACTTGCCGATGTATTTTCCCAATCTGTAGGACTTACTGTTGTCCAAGAAAAGTGAACAAAAGTTCCTGCCATTGCTAAAAAACAGTGCTAGCAACCTCCCTGTAGCCTAAATTTTGCCTGCACTGCTAAGCAAAACCCAGCAAACCTCAGACTCCAGACTTGTCTTGGCTAATCCACTGAATTTGAAATATGAAATTTGATTTCAAAGACAGTTTCTGAGAATACATTAATTGTATGAAGAAAGTGCAGAGAATCGAGCCAGATCCTTATCTGAACGTCATCAATGTACATTTGCTGGAAATCCCTGAATTGAGTATTCCTTTCTGAGAACGAGTGGAAACCACTAGAACATCCGAGTGCCTTAACACACACCAGAGGACAGGCTCTGAATCTGAAGAGCAGAAAAAGTGTTCATGAGAAAAGCTGACCAGACATAAACCAAATCAATTAGATCTGAATAACTGAAGCTGTGTGGAAAAATAAACGCCTTAATAAAACCAAATTGTGTCTTTAACCaaatgtgtcagtgtgtctgtttGCCTAATGCATCAGTTCTCCTGGTCGCTTATAGGACGCAGAGATCAGCCACAGCATTAGAACCACTGACATCTGTGGCCAAAAAGAGACAGTCCTTGAAGTTGACGTGACTGAAGCAGGACGAATAGGCGTGAGAATCATAGACACTCAAAAGGcgatgtctagacgactgggtcagcacatctccaaaacatccaacaggtcttgtggggcttTTTGTGTGGTATGCAGTAGATAGGacccaccaaaagtgctccaaggaaggacaaccggtgagcCAGAGACAGGGCCAtggggcacccaaggctcattgatgtgattcatggaggacccacctcacaacttacagcgCTTAAAGGACTCTGCTGGTAACGTCTTAGTGCCAGTTATCACTGGAtacattcagaggtcttgtggagttcatgcctcgaagtgtcagatctgttgtggtgaccCAAGGGGAACCTGCTCAGTATTAGGCATAAGGCAAatgtggtcttaatgttatggctgttaggtgtatacagtactgtgcaaaagtcagagaccactTTTCATATTCAGTGTCAGGAAAAACTACAGAATACATATTTATATCCCAGGCATCCCAATACACATTCAacgatgttgaggtctggactctggggtgatcagcccattgttctgagaacagcagcagcttctctGCCAGCTTTGTCggtttgcttttctcagtaagagcttcctGATCAGcgccacatcctttcagacccacagcatTGAGTCGTCCTCTCTTAGTGGAAGAATGGAAACAAAAACTCCTCtctctcaaagatgaaagcGTTAGAGTTAGTGGTCTGCCAGATTAAATTTTCTCTTTAtcgttaaagcaacattatgcaagaattggtactCTCTTGCAAAATTACATAGCTCATGTTAGTTacatgcagttagcagcatgccaagCCTGGAGTAGACATTATTCTCCCTATTACTGTCAGTAATTAGGGaaaattattagttattaaaaatgattttaaggtaaaatgttacataatgttgctttaactcaTTCAATCTCCTTCCTTATGCAAGTAGATCACCCTCTACCTGATCTCCTCAAAAAGATCTTCAGAAAAATGAAGAACTTACACACA
Coding sequences within it:
- the gng10 gene encoding guanine nucleotide-binding protein G(I)/G(S)/G(O) subunit gamma-10, which translates into the protein MSTNSNLTSMRRTVEQLKLEASVERIKVSQAAAELQQYCLQNATKDALLVGVPTGSNPFREPRSCSIF